The following coding sequences are from one Musa acuminata AAA Group cultivar baxijiao chromosome BXJ1-6, Cavendish_Baxijiao_AAA, whole genome shotgun sequence window:
- the LOC135676253 gene encoding transcription factor bHLH144-like, with translation MQRNPRYFAGKAPPEDAYDVSGYGFDSTVAGHEHHHDFPSPLNNIEFQPSETCPRNFVIFDQTCHRSRVMFHPSLAHKLGSPGLDVHGSHAYEAGKSAYRDDDEDAEDIDALLSSEEGEDDDVVSTGRTPGSWGSSSPDTACSSRPKSASSKKQVSGNVGSSSHKREKMKKMVKTLKGIIPCGDRMDTPAVLDEAVKYLKSLKVEVKKLGMKHLDH, from the coding sequence ATGCAGAGGAACCCAAGATATTTTGCTGGGAAGGCTCCGCCTGAGGACGCGTATGATGTGAGCGGCTATGGCTTCGACTCCACTGTCGCAGGGCACGAGCATCATCATGACTTCCCTTCTCCGCTGAACAACATCGAGTTCCAGCCATCTGAAACCTGCCCCAGGAACTTTGTCATCTTTGACCAGACATGCCACAGGAGCCGGGTCATGTTCCATCCTTCCCTGGCCCACAAGTTGGGCTCTCCGGGGCTCGATGTCCATGGAAGCCATGCCTACGAGGCTGGCAAAAGCGCGTACAGAGACGATGACGAGGACGCCGAAGATATCGATGCGTTGCTGAGTTCCGAAGAAGGCGAAGACGATGATGTAGTCAGCACCGGGAGGACGCCGGGCAGCTGGGGAAGCAGCTCGCCGGATACTGCATGCTCGTCGCGACCCAAGTCCGCTTCCTCCAAGAAACAAGTCTCCGGCAACGTCGGCAGTAGTAGCCACAAAAGGGAGAAAATGAAGAAGATGGTCAAGACACTCAAGGGCATCATTCCCTGCGGTGATCGCATGGATACTCCTGCTGTTCTCGACGAGGCTGTCAAGTATCTGAAGTCTCTCAAAGTTGAAGTGAAGAAGCTCGGGATGAAGCACCTCGACCACTGA
- the LOC103987753 gene encoding uncharacterized protein LOC103987753: MRRKKKASVGGADRPYSHRRSRGGDLFFCFGSRPSAAAAAPSSSSSSAAAAAMRAPSSKSLLSPGRGRDPAAAPFLSSSLSRRLRNSGSVKGAQSPMFPTVVAGRRKGVAFEAAEPSSPKVTCIGQVRVKSKKKKAAAAAAAAAAAAAAAAKGKASVMRSRSMRGSGREASFRRTEDMGGAGECLPSRNQRWVYHLPVSICEALRAFGSEFNCFFPCGGRSLCSSSSSSRSAEGREGGCGERRSNSCGAVFARWLMAVPDTEEGNGREIVGVAVEDGRDREMGMVIKERLRREDLEFGIETEKTEEVVMVVEKREEKEEEEEEEEEEEARVSICIPPRNALLLMRCRSDPVRMAALASRFWDSPAMQVRVEEEDAEEEEDGDDDNRDQHGERNEEVRGEERDDETAQTAEPYREEEGVEESHQGVILSEELMKASDGTEAQEEEVKPNPVDERQNKDEDLITGTAAEPVEAIGNSERDQKEQEVEAAEVEYSRLKEKPEEKEMTNDTPPKDREAEKEEDKGRRTSSCSSTADKEERRSSRLASKSKEGSRRHSSALRERDKRRHSFSTEREVGRPSLGRPSFGGEKEVRRASFSIEAKGRWSFSIEKDGLRLEEEVTDEAKKTKKECFPEKKGPNGNMEVQYSHTKEKEGNEGGDKRGRKQCGVEREAGEKGEEEEKGTELPDCLLLMMYEPKLSMEVSKETWVCSTDFLQWRLHHPNYRPCHPSKPVAAGATATTTGAGKVGTRADEVTKGEASMEITDDRSSDNKETVSPIQEAPQPSSLPSPPVLPTVSDKDKKLRGNAGVLPSPAPAPAYGPFVLTRCKSEPMRSSAKMAPDACFWKDRHRPIGATGIGF; encoded by the coding sequence ATGAGGCGGAAGAAGAAGGCTTCCGTAGGCGGAGCCGACAGACCCTATTCCCACCGCCGGAGCCGTGGTGGCGATCTATTCTTCTGCTTTGGTTCCCGCCcttctgccgctgccgctgcgccGTCTTCTTCGTCATCGTCCGCCGCGGCAGCAGCCATGCGCGCGCCGTCCTCCAAGTCCCTACTCAGCCCCGGGCGCGGCCGCGACCCGGCGGCGGCGCCCTTCCTGTCGTCCTCCCTCAGCCGACGCCTCCGGAACAGCGGCAGCGTCAAGGGCGCCCAGTCCCCAATGTTCCCCACGGTGGTAGCCGGGAGGCGGAAAGGCGTCGCCTTTGAGGCTGCGGAGCCGTCCTCCCCCAAGGTGACCTGCATCGGCCAGGTGCGCGtcaagagcaagaaaaagaaggcggcggcggcggccgccgCGGCCgcggctgctgctgccgctgccgccaaaGGCAAGGCGTCGGTGATGCGCTCGCGATCTATGAGGGGAAGCGGGAGGGAGGCGAGCTTCCGGAGGACGGAGGACATGGGCGGAGCGGGGGAGTGCTTACCGAGCAGGAACCAGAGGTGGGTGTATCACCTCCCGGTCAGCATTTGCGAGGCGCTGAGGGCATTCGGGTCGGAGTTTAATTGCTTCTTCCCCTGTGGCGGAAGATCCCTCTgttcctcctcgtcttcctcgAGATCGGCCGAAGGAAGGGAGGGAGGGTGCGGCGAAAGGAGGTCGAACTCGTGCGGAGCAGTGTTCGCGAGGTGGTTGATGGCAGTTCCGGACACCGAGGAGGGAAACGGACGAGAAATCGTGGGTGTGGCAGTCGAGGATGGAAGGGACAGAGAGATGGGAATGGTAATCAAAGAGAGGTTGAGGAGAGAGGATTTGGAGTTCGGGATCGAGACGGAGAAGACCGAAGAGGTGGTAATGGTGGTGGAGAaaagggaggagaaggaagaggaagaggaagaggaagaggaagaggaagcgaggGTCAGCATTTGCATTCCTCCCAGGAATGCTCTGCTGCTGATGAGGTGCAGATCTGATCCGGTCAGGATGGCGGCATTGGCGAGCCGATTCTGGGATTCGCCGGCCATGCAGGTGCGCGTGGAAGAGGAGGAcgcagaagaggaggaagatggtGACGATGACAATAGAGATCAACATGGGGAGCGTAATGAGGAAGTGAGGGGAGAAGAGAGGGATGATGAAACTGCTCAAACTGCGGAACCATATCGTGAAGAGGAGGGAGTAGAAGAAAGCCATCAAGGAGTGATTTTGAGTGAAGAACTGATGAAAGCTTCTGATGGAACAGAGGCACAAGAAGAGGAGGTGAAGCCGAATCCAGTCGATGAAAGGCAAAATAAGGACGAGGATCTCATAACGGGGACTGCAGCTGAGCCTGTCGAAGCGATCGGTAACTCGGAAAGGGATCAAAAAGAGCAAGAAGTAGAAGCAGCTGAAGTTGAGTATTCTCGGTTAAAAGAAAAGCCAGAAGAAAAAGAGATGACGAATGATACTCCTCCGAAGGATAGAGAAGCAGAGAAGGAAGAGGATAAAGGAAGGAGAACCAGCAGCTGCTCGTCCACAGCAGATAAAGAGGAGAGGAGATCAAGCAGGCTTGCTTCCAAATCGAAGGAGGGATCAAGAAGGCACAGCTCTGCGTTGAGGGAGAGGGACAAGCGGCGACATAGCTTCTCCACAGAGCGGGAGGTGGGAAGACCGAGCTTGGGAAGACCAAGCTTTGGCGGTGAGAAGGAAGTGAGGAGAGCTAGCTTCTCCATTGAAGCGAAGGGGAGGTGGAGCTTCTCCATTGAGAAGGATGGTCTGAGACTAGAAGAGGAAGTAACGGATGAAGCAAAGAAGACCAAAAAAGAATGCTTCCCGGAGAAGAAGGGTCCGAATGGCAACATGGAAGTCCAATACTCGCATACCAAGGAAAAAGAAGGTAACGAGGGGGGAGATAAAAGAGGCAGAAAGCAATGCGGAGTAGAACGCGAAGCTGGGGagaaaggagaggaggaggagaagggcacGGAGCTGCCCGACTGCCTTCTACTTATGATGTATGAGCCCAAGTTGTCCATGGAGGTCTCCAAAGAAACTTGGGTCTGTAGCACTGACTTCCTCCAGTGGCGTCTCCACCACCCCAACTATCGGCCTTGTCACCCTTCGAAACCAGTCGCTGCTGGCGCCACAGCTACCACCACCGGCGCTGGCAAAGTCGGCACCAGAGCGGATGAAGTAACTAAAGGTGAAGCAAGCATGGAGATCACTGATGATAGGAGCAGTGATAATAAGGAAACAGTCTCTCCTATCCAGGAGGCACCACAGCCTTCGTCGTTGCCTTCACCACCAGTGTTGCCCACTGTGTCGGACAAGGATAAGAAGCTGAGAGGTAATGCTGGTGTGCTGCCATCACCGGCACCGGCTCCAGCATATGGGCCGTTCGTGCTAACACGGTGCAAATCGGAGCCAATGAGGTCGTCGGCAAAGATGGCACCCGATGCTTGCTTTTGGAAGGATAGACATCGGCCAATTGGGGCCACCGGAATCGGATTCTGA
- the LOC135676252 gene encoding GDSL esterase/lipase At4g10955-like, which produces MVVQLMAKSSVEEDSRGGRDGDAAGVARHPYDFLESGPRNLPCPNWRDLIRSSWRDPNYKRMVIACFIQAAYLLELDRQDKRTEENGLAPNWWKPFKYKLTRTLIDERDGSIYGAILEWDRSAAMADLVPVRPRGAPKAVLALRGTLLKSPTIRRDLQDDLRFLARESLKGSVRFAGALEALQSAVARFGSTNVCIGGHSLGAGFALQIGKASAMQGVFVDCHLFNPPSVSLVMSLRIIGEKASSVVRRMKVVARSGEVAAAAEEAKASETNGSSAEAKRWVPNLYVNNSDYICCYYNDTAGVGANGSPDAVKPIPRNGDAAAKLFVASKGPQRFLEAHGLQQWWSDDMELQLALSHSKLIDRQLRSLYAVSQPHPSSKS; this is translated from the exons ATGGTGGTTCAGCTCATGGCGAAGAGCTCTGTAGAAGAAGATAGCAGAGGAGGAAGGGACGGAGATGCGGCTGGGGTGGCCCGGCATCCGTACGATTTCCTTGAGTCGGGTCCTCGCAATCTACCCTGCCCCAATTGGAGAGATCTAATCCGCTCCAGCTG GAGGGACCCGAACTACAAGAGAATGGTGATCGCTTGCTTCATTCAGGCCGCGTACCTGTTAGAATTGGACAGACAAGACAAGAGGACAGAGGAGAATGGCCTCGCTCCAAACTGGTGGAAACCATTCAAGTACAAGCTAACACGGACTCTGATCGACGAAAGGGATGGCTCCATCTACGGCGCGATTCTGGAATGGGACCGATCTGCCGCCATGGCCGATCTGGTACCGGTGCGGCCGAGGGGTGCTCCCAAGGCCGTTCTGGCGCTCCGTGGGACGTTGCTGAAGAGCCCTACGATACGGAGGGACTTGCAAGACGATCTCCGCTTCCTTGCACGGGAGAGCttgaagggctccgtcagattcgCGGGAGCACTCGAAGCGCTCCAGTCGGCCGTCGCCCGCTTCGGCAGCACCAACGTGTGCATTGGCGGGCATTCCTTGGGAGCTGGCTTTGCTCTCCAGATCGGCAAGGCATCGGCGATGCAAGGCGTGTTCGTCGACTGCCACCTGTTCAACCCTCCCTCGGTCTCGCTGGTCATGAGCCTAAGGATCATAGGCGAGAAGGCGAGCTCCGTGGTGAGGAGAATGAAAGTTGTGGCTCGTAGCGGTGAGGTCGCGGCTGCCGCAGAGGAAGCCAAGGCTTCGGAAACGAATGGGTCGTCCGCAGAAGCCAAGAGATGGGTGCCGAATCTGTACGTGAACAACAGCGACTACATTTGCTGCTACTACAACGACACCGCCGGTGTCGGTGCAAACGGCAGTCCAGATGCGGTGAAGCCAATTCCTCGCAATGGGGATGCGGCGGCGAAGTTGTTTGTGGCATCGAAGGGGCCTCAGAGGTTCCTGGAAGCTCATGGACTTCAGCAATGGTGGTCGGATGATATGGAGCTACAACTGGCTCTCAGCCATAGCAAGCTCATAGACAGGCAACTGAGGTCCTTGTATGCCGTCTCCCAACCCCATCCCTCATCGAAATCCTAG
- the LOC135676254 gene encoding large ribosomal subunit protein eL20z-like: protein MSEEEGKSKGQYGTFSGAHDYAQPAIGFPQPVPPPGLTAAHPPPPPPPQQSGPPYYAHGYQAVPGYAPVVEGRPLRLPRLPCCGLGIGWLLFIIGFFLAAIPWYVGAFILLCARIDYREKPGLVACTIAAVLAAIAVIIGATKGADVW from the exons ATGAGCGAAGAGGAGGGCAAGAGCAAGGGGCAGTACGGCACCTTCTCGGGCGCACACGACTACGCCCAACCCGCCATCGGCTTCCCCCAGCCGGTGCCGCCGCCGGGCCTCACCGCTGCCCACCCTCCACCTCCACCACCGCCGCAGCAGTCTGGGCCCCCCTATTACGCCCACGGCTACCAGGCCGTCCCCG GTTATGCACCTGttgttgaaggaagacctttgagACTGCCACGTCTTCCTTGCTGTGGCTTGGGCATTGGTTGGCTTTT GTTCATAATTGGTTTCTTTCTGGCTGCCATCCCATGGTATGTTGGAGCTTTTATTCTACTTTGTGCTAGAATAGACTACAGAGAGAAACCAGGCTTAGTTGCTTGCACAATTGCG GCAGTTCTTGCTGCGATTGCTGTTATTATTGGGGCAACGAAGGGAGCTGATGTGTGGTGA
- the LOC103987748 gene encoding aspartyl protease family protein 2-like — protein MFSSKAILVWLPLLFCCCLLRPVRSSVSVYNWSSSATHRSRLRGIELPTHLSLEAITSSGEPSCDHQLDAAGSSAGSPSKDRHRPLNGAMERGVEDDEGAKDGAAPALRLQLKHRSTRDAAAADRTKKESLEHSTYRDVLRIETLFRRITERKNQNAISRRAAAADRHPVVPEMSQKAAMATPPELAGRLMASVKSGATLNSGEYFIDVFVGTPSRHFSLILDTGSDLNWIQCLPCHDCFEQHGPVYDPVESSSFRNVSCSDPRCGLVLSPGPPQPCRTAAADGGRDQACPYFYWYGDRSNTTGDLALETFTVNLTAPDGSGAEFRRVNDVIFGCGHWNRGMFHGAAGLLGLGRGPLSFSSQLRSLYGHTFSYCLVDRNSDLSVSSKLIFGEDQRLLGDPEMNYTTFVAGKENPIDTFYYVQIESIKVGGEALQIPSATWELAKDGSGGTIIDSGTTLSYFPDPAYRKIREAFVKKVKYPLAVDFTMLNPCYNVSGVSKVELPEFAIKFGDGAVWNFPKENYFIRLDAEEIMCLAILATPQSALSILGNYQQQNFHISYDMKNSRLGFTPRRCAEM, from the coding sequence ATGTTTTCCTCCAAAGCAATCCTTGTTTGGCTTCCCCTCCTGTTCTGCTGCTGTCTTCTCCGACCTGTTCGTTCGTCGGTTTCTGTCTACAACTGGAGCTCTTCAGCGACACATCGATCTCGGCTTCGCGGGATCGAATTGCCCACCCACTTGAGCTTGGAGGCCATCACCTCCTCCGGGGAGCCCAGCTGCGACCACCAGCTCGACGCGGCCGGCTCTTCCGCCGGATCGCCGAGCAAAGATAGACACAGGCCATTAAATGGCGCTATGGAGAGAGGGGTGGAAGACGACGAAGGTGCGAAGGATGGCGCGGCACCGGCCTTGAGGCTCCAACTTAAGCATCGGTCCACGAGGGACGCAGCGGCGGCCGACAGGACCAAGAAGGAGTCATTGGAGCATTCGACCTATAGGGACGTCCTCAGAATCGAGACTCTCTTTAGGAGGATCACCGAAAGGAAGAACCAAAACGCCATCTCCCGCCGCGCCGCCGCGGCTGATCGCCACCCGGTCGTTCCGGAGATGAGCCAAAAGGCGGCCATGGCGACGCCGCCGGAGCTGGCCGGGCGGCTGATGGCCAGTGTCAAATCCGGCGCCACCCTGAACTCCGGCGAGTACTTCATCGACGTCTTCGTCGGTACGCCGTCGCGCCACTTCTCCCTCATCCTCGACACGGGAAGCGATTTGAATTGGATCCAGTGCCTCCCCTGCCATGACTGCTTCGAGCAGCACGGTCCCGTCTACGATCCCGTCGAATCTTCCTCCTTCCGCAACGTCAGCTGCTCCGACCCCCGCTGCGGCCTCGTCTTGTCGCCTGGCCCGCCCCAGCCCTGCCGCACCGCCGCCGCCGATGGCGGCCGCGACCAGGCCTGCCCCTATTTCTACTGGTACGGCGACCGCTCCAACACGACAGGCGACCTCGCCCTGGAGACCTTTACCGTGAACCTCACCGCACCAGACGGGAGCGGCGCCGAGTTCCGCCGCGTGAACGACGTCATCTTCGGGTGCGGGCACTGGAACCGCGGGATGTTCCACGGCGCCGCCGGCCTCTTGGGCCTCGGCCGCGGGCCGCTCTCCTTCTCCTCCCAGCTCCGCTCGCTCTACGGCCACACCTTCTCCTACTGCCTCGTCGACCGCAACAGCGACCTCAGCGTCAGCAGCAAGCTCATCTTCGGCGAGGACCAGCGGCTGCTCGGCGACCCGGAGATGAACTACACCACCTTCGTGGCCGGGAAAGAGAACCCCATCGACACCTTCTACTATGTCCAGATTGAGTCAATCAAGGTTGGCGGCGAGGCATTGCAGATACCATCAGCGACGTGGGAGCTGGCGAAGGACGGCAGCGGAGGGACTATCATCGACTCCGGCACGACGCTGAGCTACTTCCCCGACCCGGCCTATCGGAAGATTAGAGAAGCCTTCGTCAAGAAGGTTAAGTACCCATTGGCAGTAGACTTCACAATGCTGAATCCTTGTTACAACGTGTCTGGAGTGTCGAAGGTGGAGCTGCCGGAATTCGCGATCAAGTTCGGAGACGGCGCGGTCTGGAACTTCCCGAAGGAGAACTACTTCATCAGGCTGGATGCGGAGGAGATCATGTGCCTGGCGATCCTGGCGACGCCGCAGTCGGCGCTGTCGATACTGGGCAATTACCAGCAGCAGAATTTCCACATTTCGTACGACATGAAGAATTCCCGGCTGGGATTCACGCCGAGGAGATGCGCCGAGATGTAG
- the LOC135676256 gene encoding fasciclin-like arabinogalactan protein 6, whose protein sequence is MHEWTKDSLLMIGFSLTRQLQRPAHATVFPLPHSPSKAPPCALPLCPSLSSIAAARHRHHPMASSPIFVGLPTFLLLLTTSGLCGQATGAVAPGPKPAPLNLTGILEKGGQYGTFLRLLKETQVGEQIESQLNNSFNGLTIFAPTDNAFNNLKPGTLNSLTTQEQVSLVLYHVLPRYYTLSTFETTSNPVNTQASGSNGVYTVNITSSSNQVNVSTGVNETPVNNNLHLDFPLAVYSVDKVLLAPELFGAKPPASSPPPAVAPEKPNKGSPAADGPSASAEAAPSAASPEGRITERVLLLWVGLACMGSLL, encoded by the coding sequence ATGCATGAATGGACAAAGGACAGCCTCCTCATGATAGGCTTCAGCCTCACTCGCCAACTTCAGCGGCCAGCTCATGCCACCGTGTTCCCTCTCCCTCACTCTCCATCAAAAGCTCCCCCTTGTGCACTTCCTCTGTGTCCATCGTTATCCTCCATAGCAGCGGCTAGGCATCGCCACCACCCGATGGCCTCCTCTCCCATCTTCGTCGGCCTCCCCACATTTCTCCTCCTCCTTACCACCTCCGGCCTCTGCGGCCAAGCCACGGGCGCGGTGGCTCCTGGTCCTAAGCCAGCGCCGCTCAACCTCACCGGCATTCTCGAGAAGGGCGGGCAGTACGGCACCTTCCTTCGCCTGCTCAAAGAAACACAGGTCGGCGAGCAGATAGAGAGCCAGCTGAACAACTCCTTCAATGGCCTCACCATCTTCGCCCCCACCGACAATGCCTTCAACAACCTGAAGCCCGGCACGCTCAACAGCCTGACGACCCAGGAGCAGGTGTCGCTGGTCCTGTACCACGTCCTGCCCAGGTACTACACCTTGTCCACCTTCGAGACCACGAGCAACCCGGTGAACACGCAGGCCTCCGGGAGCAACGGCGTCTACACCGTCAACATCACCAGCAGCAGCAACCAGGTGAACGTGTCGACGGGGGTCAACGAGACGCCCGTCAACAACAACCTCCATCTGGACTTCCCACTGGCGGTGTACTCGGTGGACAAAGTCCTGCTGGCCCCCGAGCTCTTCGGGGCGAAGCCTCCTGCGTCGTCGCCGCCTCCCGCGGTGGCTCCAGAGAAGCCCAACAAGGGCTCTCCGGCAGCGGACGGGCCTTCGGCCAGCGCTGAGGCAGCGCCCTCTGCAGCTAGCCCTGAGGGAAGGATCACAGAAAGGGTTCTGCTTCTGTGGGTCGGGTTGGCGTGCATGGGGAGTCTTCTCTAA
- the LOC135676255 gene encoding MLO-like protein 12 — MSNSEASLESTPSWAVAGVSAVLICVALLIEHALHRLTLLLERRKRKTLNRALGHVKAELRNLGFMSLLLTVAKQPISKICIPAGLGDSFLPCKDAAPPGRFTEEQSCQNKGKISLLSSQGTQQLQILIIVLAMFHILSSLVTLALGEAKMKRWKTWEEETTTLEHQLSNDPRRLKLARQTSFGERHLKSWSNHHLFLWMVCFLRQFTDSVSKTDYFSLRRGFIAVHFSQDCKFEFRKFLRRSVDRDFAVVVSISFWIWMFAVFFIFFNAYGFYSHYWLPFIPLVILLVIGTKLEVIITTMCLKSSNQAIVVPGTICVEPDNSFFWFGRPRLLLHLMQFILVQNSFQLAFFAWTWYNFGLRSCFHREVADVVLSFGVGILVQLLCAYVTLPLYALVTQMGSSMKETIFTDEVIESLRDWKRRARKNVAERRSLASDKDEASSSCSHTPRKPEFKYPSGRIELLEVQRVVEEIIQHGANNMSNDGELSFGLWRRPIN; from the exons ATGTCGAACTCGGAAGCGTCTCTCGAGTCCACTCCTAGCTGGGCTGTCGCTGGTGTTTCCGCCGTTTTGATCTGTGTAGCTCTTCTCATAGAGCACGCCCTTCACCGGTTAACTCTG CtgctggagaggagaaagaggaagaccCTTAACCGGGCTCTCGGCCATGTCAAAGCAG AACTCAGGAATCTGGGGTTCATGTCCTTGCTGCTGACTGTCGCTAAGCAGCCCATCTCAAAGATCTGCATCCCCGCAGGCTTGGGAGACTCCTTTCTTCCATGCAAGGATGCTGCACCGCCAGGCAGATTCACCGAGGAGCAATCCTGCCAAAATAAG GGCAAGATATCTCTGCTCTCCTCACAAGGGACTCAGCAACTACAGATCTTGATCATCGTGCTGGCTATGTTCCATATCCTTTCTTCCCTTGTAACCTTGGCTCTTGGCGAGGCCAAG ATGAAGAGGTGGAAGACATGGGAAGAAGAAACCACTACTCTGGAACATCAGTTATCGAATG ATCCTCGTAGGTTAAAGCTTGCACGGCAGACATCATTCGGAGAACGGCATCTGAAGTCTTGGAGTAATCACCATTTATTTCTGTGGATG GTCTGCTTTCTTCGACAGTTCACTGATTCAGTCTCGAAAACCGATTATTTTTCGCTTCGTCGCGGTTTCATTGCT GTTCATTTTTCTCAGGATTGCAAGTTCGAGTTCCGAAAGTTCCTCCGGAGATCAGTGGACAGAGACTTTGCAGTGGTTGTTAGTATCAG CTTCTGGATATGGATGTTTGCCGTGTTCTTCATATTCTTCAATGCCTATG GATTTTATAGCCATTACTGGCTTCCCTTCATTCCTTTAGTG ATTCTTCTGGTTATAGGAACGAAGCTAGAAGTCATCATAACAACAATGTGCTTAAAGAGCAGTAATCAGGCAATCGTTGTTCCAGGGACAATATGTGTTGAACCTGACAACAGCTTCTTCTGGTTTGGTCGACCTCGATTGCTGCTGCACCTCATGCAGTTCATCTTAGTCCAG AACTCCTTTCAGCTGGCATTCTTCGCGTGGACATGG TACAACTTTGGGCTCCGGTCATGCTTCCATAGAGAGGTGGCGGACGTCGTCTTGAGCTTTGGGGTAGGCATTCTGGTGCAGCTCCTGTGCGCTTATGTTACGCTTCCACTGTATGCGTTGGTCACTCAG ATGGGTTCCTCGATGAAGGAAACCATCTTCACTGATGAGGTTATCGAGAGCCTGAGAGACTGGAAGAGGAGAGCAAGGAAGAACGTTGCAGAACGGAGGTCGCTTGCCTCCGATAAAGACGAAGCTTCATCATCCTGCAGTCACACGCCAAGAAAGCCAGAGTTCAAGTACCCTTCAGGGAGGATAGAGCTGCTGGAAGTCCAAAGAGTGGTGGAAGAGATCATTCAGCATGGTGCTAACAACATGTCTAATGATGGCGAGCTCTCCTTTGGGCTATGGAGAAGGCCGATCAATTAA